DNA sequence from the Syngnathus acus chromosome 5, fSynAcu1.2, whole genome shotgun sequence genome:
ctcagagaaaaaaaaaacaaaactattgCTGTAGCTCTGCATTTGGATGTTTTGCACACAGGGAGGCTCTGACGGTGCTGCTGGACACCTTCCACAACGAGGCCGAATCCTTCACGCTGGCTGAGGTAAGGTGTCGAGCGCGGGCGACTGACCTTCGGGCGGTGAGCAGTTGACCGACCCTCGGGCGGCGTGGGCCCCGGCAGGCGGAGCCGGCGCCGCCGCgcgtggagcggctggtccagtCGGTGAAGGTGCTGTGCAGCTCGCTAGCGGGCGTGGAGACGCCGGAGGTGACGGTGGCGCTCGGACGGCTGCCTGCTCGTCCCTGTCGCCTGCAGCCCAAAGTCCTCAAGGTGCACTCGGGGTTTTGTGTCGTGCCGCAGCGCAAACGTGTTTAAGCCGACGCTGGCATTTCAACTTTGGCTTTTAAAACAATGTCAAACGGACCAGGCTTTAGATTTGGACTTTCGCACTAAAATAGAATGGAAtagatagaatagaatagaccAAAACCCAAATTTGAAACCTCTGACCTGACGTGAGAGCCCAAGTTGAAAGCTTAAAACAAGACTTCTGAACACGTGCTCTCTGACCGGCAGGATGCCTCGGCGCTGTGCGTCCAGGAGAACCGAGGTAAGTTCGCTTGTTCGCGTCCCTCCCACCGCTCGTCCTCACAATTTCCTGTCCGCTCCGCTTGCCGTCTCACAGAGAATCTGGTGGAGAGGCTGACAGCAGCCATCTTGGACCTGGTGGACCTGTACTGCGCCACTTTCAACGCTGACTTCCACACGGCGCCACACAACCGCCCCGGCGCCACGCCCGTCCAGGAGGCGGGACGCACAGCCACCGTGCTCTCCTTCAATGTCTACGCCGCGCACCGCCTGCCCGTCACCTGGGCTGCCAGGTGGCTTTCCCTTGGCTGCACGTGGATGCGGGGCACATCCCTGTCCACTTGGGTGCACGCTGACACTCTCACGCCAAGGCGCTTGGCACCTCCGGTATTcatgtgcgtgtttgtttgcgCGCGCAGTtacgagagctacttcctgtcATGCGCGCTGAGTCACGGAGGGGTGGAGCTCTGCGCCCCCCAGCACACCAGCAAACAGTTGGTCAACAAATACCTCTTCCACCTGGTGGTGTGGGACCAGAGGTAGGCGCCAGTGTTTGCTGCCGCGCTCGTCGGCCGTCTTCTCATCCGCGCCTGTCAGCGCAGAGTGACCTTCCCGGTGCAGATCAGCCAGCTTCCCCGGGAGACACAGCTGACGGTGACGCTGTATGCCAGCTCGCTGCCGCCCCCCGGCAGCTCAGAGGAGAAGGGCAGGCAGCGGCGTGGCGCCGAGGCCCTGGGCTGGGTAACCCTGCCACTCTTTGACTTTAGGCAGTAAGTGGCGTCCCCTTTGCCCCCCACCATTAGCGTCCCTGTTAGCGCACTCACGGCCGGTGGCATGTGTAGCGTGCTGATGTGCGGCAGGAAGCTGCTGGGCCTTTGGCCTTCTGCAGCGGGGAGCAGCATTAACGCCCGCTCTGGCTCGCCCAACTTGAGCCAGCCGGACAGCGTCATCCTGCAGGTGGGGCAAGCCTCCCTTGGCCGGAGGAACCGCGTGCGCGGCGCTCATCTCACACGGACTCGCTGGCTCACAGGTGGACTTCCCGTCGCCGGCCTTCCAGGTTGTCTTCGGCATGCCGCCCGCCACCGATTTCTGCCCTCGATACGACTTCTCCCAACTGGACGCCGAGAGCCAGGTGGTGCTGCGCGACATCCTCCACAAGAAGGCCTTCTTCTGGTCAGGCATAAGAGAGCCGCCCGCTCTGGCGCATGGGTGGCCAGAGCTCGAAGTGCTTTAGCGTGTGCATTTCAGGCTGACGGCGGAGGACAAGCGCGCCGTGTGGGAGAAGAAGGCCTTCCTCCAGGCGGAGAGCAGCCCGCTTCCACTGGTGCTGGCcagcgccccctgctggcaGTGGGCCTGCCTGCCAGAGATCTATGCACTGCTGAAACAGTGGGCCTGCCCGGGCCACCTGGACGCACTGGGCCTGCTCCACGCCTCGTGAGTGCCACAGCGGCGGCCTGCCACGCCCAGGACGCCGCCTGTGACGCCGCCGCCATTGCAGGTTCCCGGACCAGGAGCTTCGCAGGACGGCCGTCAAGTGGATGGACGCGATCTCCGAGCCGGAGCTGGTCGACTTCCTGCCTCAACTCGTACAGGTCTGACCTCGCAAGGACTCGGCTCAATTGATCGACTAACTCGACTGTTTGATCACGCAATGGATGAAGTTGGTGTCATCCATccaatgtgaattttttccccctccttgTTTTGGTGAGGCGGTGAAGTATGAGTGCTACCTGGACAGCTCGCTGGTGCGCTTCCTGCTGCGGCGTGCCATCCAAGACCTGAGTGTCACTCAGCAGCTTTTCTGGTGAATTTTGCCCTAGCTGTCTTCACCCCCGGCGCgccttttattttatattttttaaccttCTTCGCCCCGTCAGGCTGCTGAAGGACAACCTGCAGGATAGCCAGTTCCGCGCTCGCTATCAGCACCTGCTGGCTGCCCTGCTGTGCTGTGCGGGCCGCGGCGTCCGAGAGCAGCTCGACCGCCAGTGCTGGATGGTGTCCATCCTCACTAAGGTGGCCCAAAGCGTCCGGGACGCCGCGTCTGCCGCCAGACAGGTCAGTGGGCGGTGTCGCCCGAGAGCGGCCGCTTGGCCGGTGCGACCGCCACTTGCAAAGACACGCAAAATACCACTTTGAGATTTTCGGCCCTGCGCTGCCTTTGGGTGATAGCGGCCCTTCTCGTCACACCCGAGCATGGCCGCAGTCCCTCTGTTGAAAAGGCTGCTGGGCGTTTTTGCCGTCTCCAACAGCCTTTGGTGACATGTTTTGAGGGCCATCTCCAAGAGGACTGGATTCAAATCTGATTGGCAGAAAATGTAGCTCGGCGTAGGCTTGGGAGTGATGGCCACCCGTGCCCGTTCCACGGCAGTGCCTTTTGAAAATCAAGTCTCGGGGTTCAACAGGGGGCTGTGTAAGATTTGGGTCCTCAGAGGCAGCTCGGCCAATGGTCAAAAGTATCTCGACAAACGGATCCGCTGGCCGTGTCAAAGGTGGCCGACTCGCGTCTGGCGCACGTCGTTTTTGTCAGGCGGCGCTGCGGGACGCTCTGGAGGAGATGAAGAGCTTCTTCTCCATCAACGGCAGCTGCCGACTTCCCCTCAACCCGGCACTGCGGGTACGGGGGATCTGTATCCCGGTGAGTCGGGGCCCGTCGTGCCGGCCACCTTGCCAACGCTGCTGacccgagggggggggggggcgctccCTCTCTCTTGCCGCCATGCAGGCGTGCTCCTTCTTCAACTCCAACACCGTCCCACTCAAGTTGACCTTCTGCAACTTCGACCCACTCGGCGACGACATCAGCGTCATCTTCAAAGTCAGACCGcctgtcgtgtgtgtgtgttttatttttaatttccttcCTTTGACGGTTGTTTGCACCtttctgtgcgtgtgtgtgcagtcaGGCGATGACCTGCGTCAGGACATGCTGACGCTGCAGGTGATCCGCATCATGAACAGGATCTGGCTCCAGGAGGGTCTGGACATGAGGATGGTCATCTTCAAGTGCTTGTCCACGGGGCGGGGCCGCGGTGAGGAACGCTTTGGCGGGCCGGCGGCCGGGCGGCATCTGATTGGCGGCCGTCTTTGCATTCAGGCATGGTGGAGATGATCCCTCAGGCCGAGACGCTGCGCAAGATCCAGGTGGAGCACGGCGTGACTGGATCCTTCAAAGACCGACCGCTGGCTGACTGGCTTCAGAAGCACAACCCTGCCGAAGAGCAGTACGACAAGGTGCACCTGCCCGTCGTTGGCATCTTGTTTTAAAGGGCAAAGGTGACTTGAGACGGGAGCGCACCCCATTGCCCTAAGCCACGTTTGCTTTGGTGCGGGTAGGCGGTGGAGAACTTCATCTACTCGTGCGCGGGCTGCTGCGTGGCCACGTACGTGCTGGGAATCTGCGACCGGCACAACGACAACATCATGCTGAAGACCAGCGGCCACATGTTCCACATCGACTTTGGCAGGTTCCTGGGACACGCGCAGATGTTTGGCAATATCAAGCGGTGAGTGAAGGTTGCAGCTGCATGCGAGAGCACGACAGCGCGCTCCAGAGGTCAAGTGTGGACCCAAGTGGTCGCCTTGCACACAGCCGTTGCTCTAGTGAAGGTGAGCGTGACTGTGTCCCCGTTCCCACAGGGACCGCGCACCGTTCGTCTTCACGTCCGACATGGCTTACGTCATCAACGGCGGGGACAAACCGTCCAGTCGCTTCCACGACTTTGTGGACCTTTGCTGCGAG
Encoded proteins:
- the pik3c2b gene encoding phosphatidylinositol 4-phosphate 3-kinase C2 domain-containing subunit beta isoform X6, whose product is MSESQTQKEGGVSGSRACPDFLGLSRKELVLAEALQMEYDALSRLKQNQKAPAGERALSDSSLTLTLPAVYIPDGPELNERSTPDAETLPSGIQTFPDDTPPAVPPRNPIPPLPPRRGSENPSLPGRAPDTGLRKVPPGEPDCDAVDDPPGKPVARNHTLPPQVPPKTYLPTAKSDKNRRRASAEPVASGLRTSGFGYQLFQVLEERDEEVAAFCHMLDVLRLAYPHCKRSTNAGLVWSPRAGPEETRCGPCPAVKVTVISAHFEEPLIFTCDGSSTADLIIYQMLCYTHEDLNHLDVNDYLLKVCGYDEYLQNCQTLAGSEYVQQCLKLDRDVRLVLTRRDGIDTELARTKDDDELASALNHGILLQERPIKQTLTREALTVLLDTFHNEAESFTLAEAEPAPPRVERLVQSVKVLCSSLAGVETPEVTVALGRLPARPCRLQPKVLKDASALCVQENRENLVERLTAAILDLVDLYCATFNADFHTAPHNRPGATPVQEAGRTATVLSFNVYAAHRLPVTWAASYESYFLSCALSHGGVELCAPQHTSKQLVNKYLFHLVVWDQRVTFPVQISQLPRETQLTVTLYASSLPPPGSSEEKGRQRRGAEALGWVTLPLFDFRHVLMCGRKLLGLWPSAAGSSINARSGSPNLSQPDSVILQVDFPSPAFQVVFGMPPATDFCPRYDFSQLDAESQVVLRDILHKKAFFWLTAEDKRAVWEKKAFLQAESSPLPLVLASAPCWQWACLPEIYALLKQWACPGHLDALGLLHASFPDQELRRTAVKWMDAISEPELVDFLPQLVQAVKYECYLDSSLVRFLLRRAIQDLSVTQQLFWLLKDNLQDSQFRARYQHLLAALLCCAGRGVREQLDRQCWMVSILTKVAQSVRDAASAARQVSGRCRPRAAAWPAALRDALEEMKSFFSINGSCRLPLNPALRVRGICIPACSFFNSNTVPLKLTFCNFDPLGDDISVIFKVRPPVSGDDLRQDMLTLQVIRIMNRIWLQEGLDMRMVIFKCLSTGRGRGMVEMIPQAETLRKIQVEHGVTGSFKDRPLADWLQKHNPAEEQYDKAVENFIYSCAGCCVATYVLGICDRHNDNIMLKTSGHMFHIDFGRFLGHAQMFGNIKRDRAPFVFTSDMAYVINGGDKPSSRFHDFVDLCCEAYNIIRKHAHLFVNLLGLMLSCGIPELSDVDDLKYVYDALRPHESEADATMYFTRLIETSLGSVATKLNFFIHNLAQMKFACGEDVPSLSFAPRVHTAQSDRVIQSLYVCAHGSGHGKAHTYAVKVERDGQQEAQLVQRTFEEFQELHSKLRLLFPSSKLPSFPGRLAMGRSRGEGAAERRKDELNGYVRQLLHAVQDVAQKCRGVRLAKIWARSNCPSATATRNSSSWSCTSEACSRFRTVLTLTRT
- the pik3c2b gene encoding phosphatidylinositol 4-phosphate 3-kinase C2 domain-containing subunit beta isoform X5, which encodes MSESQTQKEGGVSGSRACPDFLGLSRKELVLAEALQMEYDALSRLKQNQKAPAGERALSDSSLTLTLPAVYIPDGPELNERSTPDAETLPSGIQTFPDDTPPAVPPRNPIPPLPPRRGSENPSLPGRAPDTGLRKVPPGEPDCDAVDDPPGKPVARNHTLPPQVPPKTYLPTAKSDKNRRRASAEPVASGLRTSGFGYQLFQVLEERDEEVAAFCHMLDVLRLAYPHCKRSTNAGLVWSPRAGPEETRCGPCPAVKVTVISAHFEEPLIFTCDGSSTADLIIYQMLCYTHEDLNHLDVNDYLLKVCGYDEYLQNCQTLAGSEYVQQCLKLDRDVRLVLTRRDGIDTELARTKDDDELASALNHGILLQERPIKQTLTREALTVLLDTFHNEAESFTLAEAEPAPPRVERLVQSVKVLCSSLAGVETPEVTVALGRLPARPCRLQPKVLKDASALCVQENRENLVERLTAAILDLVDLYCATFNADFHTAPHNRPGATPVQEAGRTATVLSFNVYAAHRLPVTWAASYESYFLSCALSHGGVELCAPQHTSKQLVNKYLFHLVVWDQRVTFPVQISQLPRETQLTVTLYASSLPPPGSSEEKGRQRRGAEALGWVTLPLFDFRHVLMCGRKLLGLWPSAAGSSINARSGSPNLSQPDSVILQVDFPSPAFQVVFGMPPATDFCPRYDFSQLDAESQVVLRDILHKKAFFWLTAEDKRAVWEKKAFLQAESSPLPLVLASAPCWQWACLPEIYALLKQWACPGHLDALGLLHASFPDQELRRTAVKWMDAISEPELVDFLPQLVQAVKYECYLDSSLVRFLLRRAIQDLSVTQQLFWLLKDNLQDSQFRARYQHLLAALLCCAGRGVREQLDRQCWMVSILTKVAQSVRDAASAARQVSGRCRPRAAAWPAALRDALEEMKSFFSINGSCRLPLNPALRVRGICIPACSFFNSNTVPLKLTFCNFDPLGDDISVIFKVRPPVSGDDLRQDMLTLQVIRIMNRIWLQEGLDMRMVIFKCLSTGRGRGMVEMIPQAETLRKIQVEHGVTGSFKDRPLADWLQKHNPAEEQYDKAVENFIYSCAGCCVATYVLGICDRHNDNIMLKTSGHMFHIDFGRFLGHAQMFGNIKRDRAPFVFTSDMAYVINGGDKPSSRFHDFVDLCCEAYNIIRKHAHLFVNLLGLMLSCGIPELSDVDDLKYVYDALRPHESEADATMYFTRLIETSLGSVATKLNFFIHNLAQMKFACGEDVPSLSFAPRVHTAQSDRVIQSLYVCAHGSGHGKAHTYAVKVERDGQQEAQLVQRTFEEFQELHSKLRLLFPSSKLPSFPGRLAMGRSRGEGAAERRKDELNGYVRQLLHAVQDVAQCDLVYTFFHPLPRDELPGPGSSSKTEMPWSPSGKDLGEVKLSICYRNEKLFIMVMHIRGLQPLQDGTDPDPYVKLYLLPDPQKTSKRKTKAARRTCNPTYNEMTVNVGLLKCTRNKNSTPGQKAT
- the pik3c2b gene encoding phosphatidylinositol 4-phosphate 3-kinase C2 domain-containing subunit beta isoform X1: MSESQTQKEGGVSGSRACPDFLGLSRKELVLAEALQMEYDALSRLKQNQKAPAGERALSDSSLTLTLPAVYIPDGPELNERSTPDAETLPSGIQTFPDDTPPAVPPRNPIPPLPPRRGSENPSLPGRAPDTGLRKVPPGEPDCDAVDDPPGKPVARNHTLPPQVPPKTYLPTAKSDKNRRRASAEPVASGLRTSGFGYQLFQVLEERDEEVAAFCHMLDVLRLAYPHCKRSTNAGLVWSPRAGPEETRCGPCPAVKVTVISAHFEEPLIFTCDGSSTADLIIYQMLCYTHEDLNHLDVNDYLLKVCGYDEYLQNCQTLAGSEYVQQCLKLDRDVRLVLTRRDGIDTELARTKDDDELASALNHGILLQERPIKQTLTREALTVLLDTFHNEAESFTLAEAEPAPPRVERLVQSVKVLCSSLAGVETPEVTVALGRLPARPCRLQPKVLKDASALCVQENRENLVERLTAAILDLVDLYCATFNADFHTAPHNRPGATPVQEAGRTATVLSFNVYAAHRLPVTWAASYESYFLSCALSHGGVELCAPQHTSKQLVNKYLFHLVVWDQRVTFPVQISQLPRETQLTVTLYASSLPPPGSSEEKGRQRRGAEALGWVTLPLFDFRHVLMCGRKLLGLWPSAAGSSINARSGSPNLSQPDSVILQVDFPSPAFQVVFGMPPATDFCPRYDFSQLDAESQVVLRDILHKKAFFWLTAEDKRAVWEKKAFLQAESSPLPLVLASAPCWQWACLPEIYALLKQWACPGHLDALGLLHASFPDQELRRTAVKWMDAISEPELVDFLPQLVQAVKYECYLDSSLVRFLLRRAIQDLSVTQQLFWLLKDNLQDSQFRARYQHLLAALLCCAGRGVREQLDRQCWMVSILTKVAQSVRDAASAARQVSGRCRPRAAAWPAALRDALEEMKSFFSINGSCRLPLNPALRVRGICIPACSFFNSNTVPLKLTFCNFDPLGDDISVIFKVRPPVSGDDLRQDMLTLQVIRIMNRIWLQEGLDMRMVIFKCLSTGRGRGMVEMIPQAETLRKIQVEHGVTGSFKDRPLADWLQKHNPAEEQYDKAVENFIYSCAGCCVATYVLGICDRHNDNIMLKTSGHMFHIDFGRFLGHAQMFGNIKRDRAPFVFTSDMAYVINGGDKPSSRFHDFVDLCCEAYNIIRKHAHLFVNLLGLMLSCGIPELSDVDDLKYVYDALRPHESEADATMYFTRLIETSLGSVATKLNFFIHNLAQMKFACGEDVPSLSFAPRVHTAQSDRVIQSLYVCAHGSGHGKAHTYAVKVERDGQQEAQLVQRTFEEFQELHSKLRLLFPSSKLPSFPGRLAMGRSRGEGAAERRKDELNGYVRQLLHAVQDVAQCDLVYTFFHPLPRDELPGPGSSSKTEMPWSPSGKDLGEVKLSICYRNEKLFIMVMHIRGLQPLQDGTDPDPYVKLYLLPDPQKTSKRKTKAARRTCNPTYNEMLVYERIPRGDLQRRQVHVRVLADGTFWDNTLLGEALVPLGALVPGQRWLHWHPLAPVPQ
- the pik3c2b gene encoding phosphatidylinositol 4-phosphate 3-kinase C2 domain-containing subunit beta isoform X3, which produces MSESQTQKEGGVSGSRACPDFLGLSRKELVLAEALQMEYDALSRLKQNQKAPAGERALSDSSLTLTLPAVYIPDGPELNERSTPDAETLPSGIQTFPDDTPPAVPPRNPIPPLPPRRGSENPSLPGRAPDTGLRKVPPGEPDCDAVDDPPGKPVARNHTLPPQVPPKTYLPTAKSDKNRRRASAEPVASGLRTSGFGYQLFQVLEERDEEVAAFCHMLDVLRLAYPHCKRSTNAGLVWSPRAGPEETRCGPCPAVKVTVISAHFEEPLIFTCDGSSTADLIIYQMLCYTHEDLNHLDVNDYLLKVCGYDEYLQNCQTLAGSEYVQQCLKLDRDVRLVLTRRDGIDTELARTKDDDELASALNHGILLQERPIKQTLTREALTVLLDTFHNEAESFTLAEAEPAPPRVERLVQSVKVLCSSLAGVETPEVTVALGRLPARPCRLQPKVLKDASALCVQENRENLVERLTAAILDLVDLYCATFNADFHTAPHNRPGATPVQEAGRTATVLSFNVYAAHRLPVTWAASYESYFLSCALSHGGVELCAPQHTSKQLVNKYLFHLVVWDQRVTFPVQISQLPRETQLTVTLYASSLPPPGSSEEKGRQRRGAEALGWVTLPLFDFRHVLMCGRKLLGLWPSAAGSSINARSGSPNLSQPDSVILQVDFPSPAFQVVFGMPPATDFCPRYDFSQLDAESQVVLRDILHKKAFFWLTAEDKRAVWEKKAFLQAESSPLPLVLASAPCWQWACLPEIYALLKQWACPGHLDALGLLHASFPDQELRRTAVKWMDAISEPELVDFLPQLVQAVKYECYLDSSLVRFLLRRAIQDLSVTQQLFWLLKDNLQDSQFRARYQHLLAALLCCAGRGVREQLDRQCWMVSILTKVAQSVRDAASAARQAALRDALEEMKSFFSINGSCRLPLNPALRVRGICIPACSFFNSNTVPLKLTFCNFDPLGDDISVIFKVRPPVSGDDLRQDMLTLQVIRIMNRIWLQEGLDMRMVIFKCLSTGRGRGMVEMIPQAETLRKIQVEHGVTGSFKDRPLADWLQKHNPAEEQYDKAVENFIYSCAGCCVATYVLGICDRHNDNIMLKTSGHMFHIDFGRFLGHAQMFGNIKRDRAPFVFTSDMAYVINGGDKPSSRFHDFVDLCCEAYNIIRKHAHLFVNLLGLMLSCGIPELSDVDDLKYVYDALRPHESEADATMYFTRLIETSLGSVATKLNFFIHNLAQMKFACGEDVPSLSFAPRVHTAQSDRVIQSLYVCAHGSGHGKAHTYAVKVERDGQQEAQLVQRTFEEFQELHSKLRLLFPSSKLPSFPGRLAMGRSRGEGAAERRKDELNGYVRQLLHAVQDVAQCDLVYTFFHPLPRDELPGPGSSSKTEMPWSPSGKDLGEVKLSICYRNEKLFIMVMHIRGLQPLQDGTDPDPYVKLYLLPDPQKTSKRKTKAARRTCNPTYNEMLVYERIPRGDLQRRQVHVRVLADGTFWDNTLLGEALVPLGALVPGQRWLHWHPLAPVPQ
- the pik3c2b gene encoding phosphatidylinositol 4-phosphate 3-kinase C2 domain-containing subunit beta isoform X4 → MSESQTQKEGGVSGSRACPDFLGLSRKELVLAEALQMEYDALSRLKQNQKAPAGERALSDSSLTLTLPAVYIPDGPELNERSTPDAETLPSGIQTFPDDTPPAVPPRNPIPPLPPRRGSENPSLPGRAPDTGLRKVPPGEPDCDAVDDPPGKPVARNHTLPPQVPPKTYLPTAKSDKNRRRASAEPVASGLRTSGFGYQLFQVLEERDEEVAAFCHMLDVLRLAYPHCKRSTNAGLVWSPRAGPEETRCGPCPAVKVTVISAHFEEPLIFTCDGSSTADLIIYQMLCYTHEDLNHLDVNDYLLKVCGYDEYLQNCQTLAGSEYVQQCLKLDRDVRLVLTRRDGIDTELARTKDDDELASALNHGILLQERPIKQTLTREALTVLLDTFHNEAESFTLAEAEPAPPRVERLVQSVKVLCSSLAGVETPEVTVALGRLPARPCRLQPKVLKDASALCVQENRENLVERLTAAILDLVDLYCATFNADFHTAPHNRPGATPVQEAGRTATVLSFNVYAAHRLPVTWAASYESYFLSCALSHGGVELCAPQHTSKQLVNKYLFHLVVWDQRVTFPVQISQLPRETQLTVTLYASSLPPPGSSEEKGRQRRGAEALGWVTLPLFDFRHVLMCGRKLLGLWPSAAGSSINARSGSPNLSQPDSVILQVDFPSPAFQVVFGMPPATDFCPRYDFSQLDAESQVVLRDILHKKAFFWLTAEDKRAVWEKKAFLQAESSPLPLVLASAPCWQWACLPEIYALLKQWACPGHLDALGLLHASFPDQELRRTAVKWMDAISEPELVDFLPQLVQAVKYECYLDSSLVRFLLRRAIQDLSVTQQLFWLLKDNLQDSQFRARYQHLLAALLCCAGRGVREQLDRQCWMVSILTKVAQSVRDAASAARQAALRDALEEMKSFFSINGSCRLPLNPALRVRGICIPACSFFNSNTVPLKLTFCNFDPLGDDISVIFKSGDDLRQDMLTLQVIRIMNRIWLQEGLDMRMVIFKCLSTGRGRGMVEMIPQAETLRKIQVEHGVTGSFKDRPLADWLQKHNPAEEQYDKAVENFIYSCAGCCVATYVLGICDRHNDNIMLKTSGHMFHIDFGRFLGHAQMFGNIKRDRAPFVFTSDMAYVINGGDKPSSRFHDFVDLCCEAYNIIRKHAHLFVNLLGLMLSCGIPELSDVDDLKYVYDALRPHESEADATMYFTRLIETSLGSVATKLNFFIHNLAQMKFACGEDVPSLSFAPRVHTAQSDRVIQSLYVCAHGSGHGKAHTYAVKVERDGQQEAQLVQRTFEEFQELHSKLRLLFPSSKLPSFPGRLAMGRSRGEGAAERRKDELNGYVRQLLHAVQDVAQCDLVYTFFHPLPRDELPGPGSSSKTEMPWSPSGKDLGEVKLSICYRNEKLFIMVMHIRGLQPLQDGTDPDPYVKLYLLPDPQKTSKRKTKAARRTCNPTYNEMLVYERIPRGDLQRRQVHVRVLADGTFWDNTLLGEALVPLGALVPGQRWLHWHPLAPVPQ
- the pik3c2b gene encoding phosphatidylinositol 4-phosphate 3-kinase C2 domain-containing subunit beta isoform X7; this translates as MPSTTHLGSPWRGTTPSPLKSRPRPTYPPPRATRTGAERRRSRLRLAYPHCKRSTNAGLVWSPRAGPEETRCGPCPAVKVTVISAHFEEPLIFTCDGSSTADLIIYQMLCYTHEDLNHLDVNDYLLKVCGYDEYLQNCQTLAGSEYVQQCLKLDRDVRLVLTRRDGIDTELARTKDDDELASALNHGILLQERPIKQTLTREALTVLLDTFHNEAESFTLAEAEPAPPRVERLVQSVKVLCSSLAGVETPEVTVALGRLPARPCRLQPKVLKDASALCVQENRENLVERLTAAILDLVDLYCATFNADFHTAPHNRPGATPVQEAGRTATVLSFNVYAAHRLPVTWAASYESYFLSCALSHGGVELCAPQHTSKQLVNKYLFHLVVWDQRVTFPVQISQLPRETQLTVTLYASSLPPPGSSEEKGRQRRGAEALGWVTLPLFDFRHVLMCGRKLLGLWPSAAGSSINARSGSPNLSQPDSVILQVDFPSPAFQVVFGMPPATDFCPRYDFSQLDAESQVVLRDILHKKAFFWLTAEDKRAVWEKKAFLQAESSPLPLVLASAPCWQWACLPEIYALLKQWACPGHLDALGLLHASFPDQELRRTAVKWMDAISEPELVDFLPQLVQAVKYECYLDSSLVRFLLRRAIQDLSVTQQLFWLLKDNLQDSQFRARYQHLLAALLCCAGRGVREQLDRQCWMVSILTKVAQSVRDAASAARQVSGRCRPRAAAWPAALRDALEEMKSFFSINGSCRLPLNPALRVRGICIPACSFFNSNTVPLKLTFCNFDPLGDDISVIFKVRPPVSGDDLRQDMLTLQVIRIMNRIWLQEGLDMRMVIFKCLSTGRGRGMVEMIPQAETLRKIQVEHGVTGSFKDRPLADWLQKHNPAEEQYDKAVENFIYSCAGCCVATYVLGICDRHNDNIMLKTSGHMFHIDFGRFLGHAQMFGNIKRDRAPFVFTSDMAYVINGGDKPSSRFHDFVDLCCEAYNIIRKHAHLFVNLLGLMLSCGIPELSDVDDLKYVYDALRPHESEADATMYFTRLIETSLGSVATKLNFFIHNLAQMKFACGEDVPSLSFAPRVHTAQSDRVIQSLYVCAHGSGHGKAHTYAVKVERDGQQEAQLVQRTFEEFQELHSKLRLLFPSSKLPSFPGRLAMGRSRGEGAAERRKDELNGYVRQLLHAVQDVAQCDLVYTFFHPLPRDELPGPGSSSKTEMPWSPSGKDLGEVKLSICYRNEKLFIMVMHIRGLQPLQDGTDPDPYVKLYLLPDPQKTSKRKTKAARRTCNPTYNEMLVYERIPRGDLQRRQVHVRVLADGTFWDNTLLGEALVPLGALVPGQRWLHWHPLAPVPQ
- the pik3c2b gene encoding phosphatidylinositol 4-phosphate 3-kinase C2 domain-containing subunit beta isoform X2, with protein sequence MSESQTQKEGGVSGSRACPDFLGLSRKELVLAEALQMEYDALSRLKQNQKAPAGERALSDSSLTLTLPAVYIPDGPELNERSTPDAETLPSGIQTFPDDTPPAVPPRNPIPPLPPRRGSENPSLPGRAPDTGLRKVPPGEPDCDAVDDPPGKPVARNHTLPPQVPPKTYLPTAKSDKNRRRASAEPVASGLRTSGFGYQLFQVLEERDEEVAAFCHMLDVLRLAYPHCKRSTNAGLVWSPRAGPEETRCGPCPAVKVTVISAHFEEPLIFTCDGSSTADLIIYQMLCYTHEDLNHLDVNDYLLKVCGYDEYLQNCQTLAGSEYVQQCLKLDRDVRLVLTRRDGIDTELARTKDDDELASALNHGILLQERPIKQTLTREALTVLLDTFHNEAESFTLAEAEPAPPRVERLVQSVKVLCSSLAGVETPEVTVALGRLPARPCRLQPKVLKDASALCVQENRENLVERLTAAILDLVDLYCATFNADFHTAPHNRPGATPVQEAGRTATVLSFNVYAAHRLPVTWAASYESYFLSCALSHGGVELCAPQHTSKQLVNKYLFHLVVWDQRVTFPVQISQLPRETQLTVTLYASSLPPPGSSEEKGRQRRGAEALGWVTLPLFDFRHVLMCGRKLLGLWPSAAGSSINARSGSPNLSQPDSVILQVDFPSPAFQVVFGMPPATDFCPRYDFSQLDAESQVVLRDILHKKAFFWLTAEDKRAVWEKKAFLQAESSPLPLVLASAPCWQWACLPEIYALLKQWACPGHLDALGLLHASFPDQELRRTAVKWMDAISEPELVDFLPQLVQAVKYECYLDSSLVRFLLRRAIQDLSVTQQLFWLLKDNLQDSQFRARYQHLLAALLCCAGRGVREQLDRQCWMVSILTKVAQSVRDAASAARQVSGRCRPRAAAWPAALRDALEEMKSFFSINGSCRLPLNPALRVRGICIPACSFFNSNTVPLKLTFCNFDPLGDDISVIFKSGDDLRQDMLTLQVIRIMNRIWLQEGLDMRMVIFKCLSTGRGRGMVEMIPQAETLRKIQVEHGVTGSFKDRPLADWLQKHNPAEEQYDKAVENFIYSCAGCCVATYVLGICDRHNDNIMLKTSGHMFHIDFGRFLGHAQMFGNIKRDRAPFVFTSDMAYVINGGDKPSSRFHDFVDLCCEAYNIIRKHAHLFVNLLGLMLSCGIPELSDVDDLKYVYDALRPHESEADATMYFTRLIETSLGSVATKLNFFIHNLAQMKFACGEDVPSLSFAPRVHTAQSDRVIQSLYVCAHGSGHGKAHTYAVKVERDGQQEAQLVQRTFEEFQELHSKLRLLFPSSKLPSFPGRLAMGRSRGEGAAERRKDELNGYVRQLLHAVQDVAQCDLVYTFFHPLPRDELPGPGSSSKTEMPWSPSGKDLGEVKLSICYRNEKLFIMVMHIRGLQPLQDGTDPDPYVKLYLLPDPQKTSKRKTKAARRTCNPTYNEMLVYERIPRGDLQRRQVHVRVLADGTFWDNTLLGEALVPLGALVPGQRWLHWHPLAPVPQ